One segment of Pan paniscus chromosome 20, NHGRI_mPanPan1-v2.0_pri, whole genome shotgun sequence DNA contains the following:
- the FDX2 gene encoding ferredoxin-2, mitochondrial, translating to MHVMAASMARGGVSARVLLQAARDTWWNRPGGTSGSGEGVAPGTTRKFQATGSRPAGEEDAGGPERPGDVVNVVFVDRSGQRIPVSGRVGDNVLHLAQRHGVDLEGACEASLACSTCHVYVSEDHLDLLPPPEEREDDMLDMAPLLQENSRLGCQIVLTPELEGAEFTLPKITRNFYVDGHVPKPH from the exons ATGCATGTCATGGCCGCCTCCATGGCCCGGGGAGGCGTGAGTGCCAGGGTTCTGCTGCAGGCTGCCAGGGACACCTGGTGGAACAGACCTGGGGGCACTtcggggtcgggggagggggtggCGCCGGGGACAACCAGAAAGTTTCAAGCGACAG GCTCGCGCCCGGCGGGAGAGGAGGACGCGGGCGGCCCGGAGCGGCCCGGGGACGT GGTGAACGTGGTGTTCGTAGACCGCTCAGGCCAGCGGATCCCAGTGAGTGGCAGAGTCGGGGACAATGTTCTTCACCTGGCCCAGCGCCACGGGGTGGACCTGGAAG GGGCCTGTGAAGCCTCCCTGGCCTGCTCCACCTGCCATGTGTACGTGAGTGAAGACCACCTGGATCTCCTGCCTCCTCCCGAGGAGAG GGAAGACGACATGCTAGACATGGCCCCCCTCCTCCAGGAGAACTCGCGGCTGGGCTGCCAGATTGTGCTGACACCGGAGCTGGAAGGAGCGGAATTCACCCTGCCCAAGATCACCAGGAACTTCTACGTGGATGGCCATGTCCCCAAGCCCCACTGA